Genomic segment of Streptomyces sp. NA02950:
GGCCGCTTACCGGAGCGCCTTCGCCCACCGCCCGGGCGTGAAGACCGGTCAGTGGCCGAACGTGACTCGGCCCGGACACGGCGTTTCATAGGTGGTCGCCTGTGAAACACCATTGGGATCGGCGGAAAGCCGCCAGCGCCGAATCCTCGGCCGCAGCAGCCGTCGCCGCGGGACCAGGACAGCCAGCACCCGGGAGGTCGGCGGAGGTGACCGCCACCTCGGCGTAGCCGCCACTGTCGACGCTCGTGAGCGCGGCCACCGGCTGTCCGGCGGTCAGGCCCTCGACGCCGTCACCGAGGGCTCGGATCCGGCCGGCCACCTCGATACCGGGTACGAAGGGCAGCGGCACACCGACCACCCCCGCGCCGGTAGAGGACTTCGGCGAAATAGGCGCCCCGCGTACGCCACGTCGATGGCGCCCTGTCCCGGCCCGGGCTCGGGGATCGGCACGGTGGCGACGGGGAGCACATCGGCCTCGCCGAACTCGAGGATGGTCACTGCCTTCATCTGCGGCTCGCTGCTGTTCATGTCGTCGACCCCGGGGCCACCGGCAGCACTGCGGGCAGTGTCCGTTCATCCTGGGTGTGGCACCACCAGGCTGTGCTGCCGCATCAGCGTCTCCAGCCGCCGCTGGGTCTCCGTACCGGGGCGCGGGTTGTGCAGGATCAGGTGGTGCCCGGGGTGTTCGGGCAGGGGAAGCAGCGTGGCGCCGAAGACCATCGCTCCGGCCTCGTAGTAATCGACCGCCTTCACCGCGCTGGTGTGCTCGGCCACATCGTGGCGCGCACCACAGCTCGGCGAACTCGCAGCTGACCGCGGCCAGGT
This window contains:
- a CDS encoding alcohol dehydrogenase catalytic domain-containing protein, with amino-acid sequence MPLPFVPGIEVAGRIRALGDGVEGLTAGQPVAALTSVDSGGYAEVAVTSADLPGAGCPGPAATAAAAEDSALAAFRRSQWCFTGDHL